A portion of the Bacteroidota bacterium genome contains these proteins:
- a CDS encoding translation initiation factor, whose product MSKPKKIKRETDGIVYSTEPDFVFADLFAKLQTEDNVKPNQQKLNIRMENKGRGGKTATLIEGFKGSDDELQSLCKKLKTHCGAGGSIVEGEILIQGEHRKKVMDFLQKLGYKTNKAL is encoded by the coding sequence ATGTCTAAACCCAAAAAAATCAAAAGAGAAACAGACGGAATCGTATATTCCACCGAACCTGATTTTGTATTTGCAGACTTGTTTGCCAAACTGCAAACCGAAGATAATGTAAAACCCAATCAACAAAAACTCAATATCCGTATGGAAAACAAAGGACGTGGAGGCAAGACCGCAACCTTGATAGAAGGGTTTAAAGGCTCTGATGATGAGTTGCAATCACTTTGCAAAAAACTCAAAACACATTGTGGCGCTGGAGGTAGTATTGTGGAAGGAGAAATCTTAATACAAGGCGAACACAGAAAGAAAGTCATGGATTTTTTGCAAAAACTTGGATATAAAACC
- a CDS encoding sigma-70 family RNA polymerase sigma factor codes for MESKAKKLDDLSVIEQVLEGERSVYEVLVNKYNSYLYKVGMAYGYNHDDTQDLMQDTYLDAFKNLAQFEKKSNFKTWLVKIMLNNCYHRKQKYSFIKEQAYDELKESATPMFAHAEYDTYAQVYNHELSNILHKALHSIPNEYRLVFMFREMNRFNVSETAELTGLSESNVKVRLNRAKTMLKNQLMKSYNIQELYTFHAVHCNPFTAKLMKIINEH; via the coding sequence ATGGAAAGTAAAGCAAAGAAATTAGACGATTTGAGCGTTATTGAACAAGTTTTGGAAGGCGAAAGATCTGTATATGAAGTTTTAGTCAATAAATACAACTCCTATCTTTATAAAGTAGGAATGGCTTATGGATACAATCACGATGACACACAAGATTTGATGCAGGATACCTATTTGGATGCATTCAAAAATTTAGCACAGTTTGAAAAAAAATCTAATTTTAAGACATGGTTAGTGAAGATAATGCTGAATAACTGTTACCATAGAAAACAGAAGTATAGTTTTATCAAAGAACAGGCATACGATGAATTAAAAGAAAGTGCAACACCCATGTTTGCTCATGCAGAATATGACACTTATGCTCAAGTTTACAACCACGAACTGAGTAACATTTTACATAAGGCATTGCACAGTATCCCAAACGAATATCGCTTGGTATTTATGTTCAGGGAAATGAATCGTTTCAACGTATCCGAAACAGCCGAACTTACCGGATTGAGTGAGTCCAACGTTAAAGTCAGACTCAACAGAGCTAAGACCATGCTCAAAAACCAACTGATGAAATCGTATAATATTCAAGAACTCTATACCTTCCATGCGGTTCATTGCAATCCATTCACCGCCAAACTTATGAAAATAATAAACGAGCATTAA